GAACCCCAAGATCGCCATACAGATCGCCATGGCCCTCTTTTCACGCGCCTTGACCGGCGTCCTTGCCAGAGACGAAGAGACATGGACCGACTACGCCGTCTTTGTATCGACGCTGTACAACCGCTTCAACAGCCCCGAGTCCCGCGATCCAGACATGCTCCAAATACTACCCAGCAGCCCCACGGTGCTGCAGGGCGCCGTGTCGCACTGCCCATGGTCGGGCCCGCTGTGGGCGCGTTACATACTCAGCTGTGAGGAGGCCGGCCTGTCTTTCTCGGCCATGGAACGGATCAAGCACGCCGCTACTGATAGTTCTCAGCTCGACCGCGACGGAATGGTGGGTGTGGTAGACATGTATGCCGCATGGTGCGGCTACCTAAAGCGATCGGCCCTGGACCCTGCCGCCACCGAAGAGATGACGGACCTCGCCGACTCGGGTCTCTTGGCCGCCCTGGAAGCTGTTCAAGTCTGGGGCGAGCGACGGTTCGGCAACTCGTACGTCGGAGACCCAAACTTCCGACTCGAGCGGATCCTAATCAACTATCTCACCGAGAAACACGGCGCCATTGACGAGGCACGCTTTCAGTGGCTGAGGCTGGCTGAAAAGCCGCTCTATGCCGTGAGTTACAACTTTTGGCTGCAGTTCTACGTCTGGGAACTGTCGGTGTTCCAGGCAGAAAAGGGCAAGAACCGCAGTCCCACGCCCGGGCAGGCCATGCCACCCAAGCTCAAAGTGCCGTCAAAGGCGACCGAGGTTCTGCTGCAGGCGCTAAAGAGGAAAGACATGGACTGGCCGGAAAGGATATTAGAAGTCTATCTGCAACACTGCAACGACTACGAGACGCCCGACAAGCTTCGCTCGGCTTACGATCTGGTCCACAGGGTCAAGAAGCAGGTGGAACAGCGGCGGCAGGGAGAGGCGGCAGCGGTGGCCGCGTACACGGCGGCGACAGAACAGGCGGGTGACTCACCTTCGGCAGCGGCCAAGCGCAAGCGAAGTGACGCGACACCTGACCGCCACGAAGGTGCGAACAAACGACCCCGGAACGGCGAGGACGAGTCGGCGGCGACTGGCGATGCAGCCAGCTCGTCGCAGTCGGCCGCGTCGCTCAAGCGGGACCGCGAACACACGACTGTCATAGTGACGAATCTGCCGGCTGACACGACGCAGACCAGGGTGCGACAGTACTTTCGTGAGTACGGACACGTGAACAGCATGGTCCTGAAGAAAGTCGACAACGACCGGTCCGCGGTCGCCCTCGTCGAGTTCCGGTCCACCGACGACGCGAGGTCGGCCCTGCTGCGAGACGGCAAGTACTACGGCGAGAGGGTCATCGAAGTGAAACCCGGAGACTCCTTGACGCTGTTTGTGACCAACTACCCTCCCACGGCCGACGACGAGTTCATCCGCAAGCTGTTCAAGGACTGCGGGGAGATCTTTGACATCCGATGGCCGAGTCTCAAGTTCAACACGCACCGGAGATTCTGCTACGTCAGCTTCAgggaggccgaggcggcaaGGAGGGCGACCGAGCTGGATGGCAAGGAGCTGCAGGGCAAGTTCAAGCTGAGCGTCAAATACTCGGACCCAGCAAGGAAGAAGGCTCGAGAAGGAGCCACATCGGAGGGCAGGGAGGTCAAGGTGGCAAATCTACCGTTGGATGCGGATGAGGCGTCGATCAAGGAGGTTTTTGGCAAGATTGGAACCGTCCAGACGGTGCGCGTTCTCA
The Pyricularia oryzae 70-15 chromosome 1, whole genome shotgun sequence DNA segment above includes these coding regions:
- a CDS encoding U4/U6 snRNA-associated-splicing factor PRP24, whose amino-acid sequence is MNDRSRATSTPNPHAIAPQSSVPHAAPSPPPAPPVGEENWLDYIDQQKRRAHDIESRIQVLELYKKAATLENGSLTLWLAYCEYFWSLYQSCQRPCQNGFATWKPEELPTARDIFSLDSALRLWQEGHEATQYRLSDSHELWNRWIGKEMELLGFSRTAEGVKRITHLFRNRLLIPHKNWSETSQSFSMFLNEYNQSAWESTMKEITTRSQPARELYERRDPYELRLVKAVESGDEDAHKTAMRDYLQFEIVSTVREKKNPKIAIQIAMALFSRALTGVLARDEETWTDYAVFVSTLYNRFNSPESRDPDMLQILPSSPTVLQGAVSHCPWSGPLWARYILSCEEAGLSFSAMERIKHAATDSSQLDRDGMVGVVDMYAAWCGYLKRSALDPAATEEMTDLADSGLLAALEAVQVWGERRFGNSYVGDPNFRLERILINYLTEKHGAIDEARFQWLRLAEKPLYAVSYNFWLQFYVWELSVFQAEKGKNRSPTPGQAMPPKLKVPSKATEVLLQALKRKDMDWPERILEVYLQHCNDYETPDKLRSAYDLVHRVKKQVEQRRQGEAAAVAAYTAATEQAGDSPSAAAKRKRSDATPDRHEGANKRPRNGEDESAATGDAASSSQSAASLKRDREHTTVIVTNLPADTTQTRVRQYFREYGHVNSMVLKKVDNDRSAVALVEFRSTDDARSALLRDGKYYGERVIEVKPGDSLTLFVTNYPPTADDEFIRKLFKDCGEIFDIRWPSLKFNTHRRFCYVSFREAEAARRATELDGKELQGKFKLSVKYSDPARKKAREGATSEGREVKVANLPLDADEASIKEVFGKIGTVQTVRVLKNMAGRSKGTGFVVYETKEEADQAVTELNGVKLKNNIVTVEPTKVTNFKPQARTAASPSPKPDGEGDIAMEGSNERQDSSSKESREARDLRTFALLDIPDTVNDARVRALVEKHAGEGATISKLVLRPDHGGAIVELADHASAGKAQLALDGAEIDNCKIRTGTVAELLKEKDAVRSDRIDVPADKAAGDGKKEPKKSAMMMPPPRVSRPVLGGQKPKRGGFAGLGFFPKAAVKNAATTEGTNGTVSTDDAKAPVAQKSNAQFRDMFLASNGSAEGQKDKQQGKTNKASETSAATNGD